A stretch of [Clostridium] innocuum DNA encodes these proteins:
- a CDS encoding MFS transporter, whose protein sequence is MSQERMNMSTYQKTALGTTMAGLGMQSCSTMLLSYVLTSIIADFAISSTAGGAISTITNLGMLAGGIIFGTLADKYGRVKIFAITVAIFSIATGLTACSTSITAIYVLRFLVGVGGGGEYGVIMSIIADSFAEGKRGRITSFVTIAGQLGSIIAAIGAALIIPTFGWRGLFVFGALPIFLAVFILWKLPESEAWKAVKKESVTKKSGIRDLFTEGRAFTTIRLTIMAIVQVAGYFGLMNWLPSILQNKAGLSISGSSIWMIATIIGMSLGMLVFGQIMDKIGAKTAYASFLIASAIAVFAYSFADSAMLILVGGAIVGFFANGMNAGYGAIVGNLYPTHIRATANNIIFNIGRAIGGFSSIAIGFFLDNYSLTVAMAFLTVLYCISLITVTTLQIHKPKPAETQA, encoded by the coding sequence ATGAGTCAAGAACGTATGAATATGAGTACCTATCAGAAAACGGCATTAGGTACCACAATGGCCGGGCTGGGAATGCAGAGCTGTAGTACGATGCTGTTATCCTATGTACTGACCTCTATTATTGCTGATTTTGCAATCAGCTCAACTGCAGGTGGAGCGATATCCACCATCACCAATCTGGGAATGCTGGCCGGTGGTATCATCTTTGGAACATTGGCAGACAAGTATGGCAGAGTAAAAATTTTTGCAATTACAGTCGCTATTTTCTCTATAGCGACAGGGCTGACAGCTTGTTCTACAAGCATAACTGCCATTTATGTGCTGCGCTTTTTGGTAGGTGTCGGCGGAGGCGGAGAGTATGGTGTGATTATGTCCATCATTGCGGATTCTTTCGCTGAGGGTAAAAGAGGAAGAATTACTTCATTTGTAACAATTGCAGGACAGCTTGGCAGTATCATTGCTGCCATAGGAGCTGCATTGATTATTCCAACATTCGGCTGGAGAGGTTTATTTGTATTTGGTGCTCTTCCAATTTTCCTGGCTGTTTTTATCCTTTGGAAGCTGCCGGAATCTGAAGCATGGAAGGCGGTAAAAAAAGAATCGGTTACTAAAAAATCAGGAATACGTGATCTTTTTACAGAAGGAAGGGCTTTTACAACGATTCGTCTGACCATTATGGCGATTGTACAGGTTGCCGGATACTTTGGGCTGATGAACTGGCTTCCTTCAATTTTGCAAAACAAAGCCGGACTTAGTATTTCCGGTTCATCAATTTGGATGATAGCAACCATTATCGGTATGTCTTTAGGAATGCTGGTCTTCGGTCAGATTATGGATAAGATTGGTGCCAAAACGGCCTATGCATCATTTCTGATTGCATCTGCGATTGCAGTATTTGCATATTCCTTTGCAGATTCTGCAATGTTGATCTTGGTTGGGGGCGCAATTGTAGGTTTTTTTGCCAACGGTATGAATGCAGGCTATGGAGCAATTGTTGGTAATCTATATCCAACACATATCCGTGCAACTGCAAATAATATTATTTTCAATATCGGTCGTGCTATTGGTGGTTTTTCCTCAATCGCTATCGGTTTCTTTTTAGATAACTATTCTCTAACAGTAGCCATGGCATTTCTTACCGTGTTATACTGTATATCTCTGATTACAGTGACAACGCTACAGATACACAAGCCAAAGCCAGCAGAAACACAGGCATAG
- a CDS encoding ABC transporter permease, whose protein sequence is MKKTRIYVEMCVLLTCLLILWQFITIIFHIPSYYLPSPVDFFKYFIQFMQSGNMGLHITTTLYEIFIGTFWGIIFGMILGYLLAKNRLLENLFMPLLLIMQISPKISIAPLFILWFGLGLTSKIALVILVVSFPIMVAESSSLKKINTGYMDLMNILQANRWQIFIRMELPCAFHEVISGSKIAVTQAITSAVIGEMMGAKAGLGYLLTNGAEMYDLNMILSSIFLLSLLGLLLYEACQIVEHKVLYWK, encoded by the coding sequence ATGAAAAAAACAAGAATCTATGTGGAAATGTGCGTACTGCTTACATGCCTGCTGATACTGTGGCAGTTTATCACCATTATATTTCATATCCCCAGCTATTATCTTCCTTCTCCTGTTGATTTTTTCAAATATTTTATACAATTTATGCAAAGCGGCAACATGGGATTGCATATCACAACAACGCTGTATGAAATTTTTATCGGCACCTTCTGGGGTATTATCTTTGGTATGATTCTCGGTTATTTACTTGCGAAAAATAGACTTTTAGAGAATCTGTTTATGCCATTGCTTCTCATCATGCAGATTTCACCGAAAATTTCCATTGCTCCGCTATTCATTTTATGGTTTGGGCTTGGACTGACTTCCAAAATAGCATTGGTTATTCTGGTAGTATCCTTCCCTATCATGGTAGCGGAAAGCAGTTCATTGAAGAAAATCAATACCGGATATATGGACCTCATGAATATATTACAGGCAAATCGATGGCAGATTTTCATACGTATGGAGCTTCCCTGTGCCTTCCATGAGGTCATCAGCGGCAGCAAAATAGCAGTTACACAGGCAATTACAAGCGCTGTCATCGGAGAAATGATGGGAGCAAAAGCCGGTCTTGGCTATCTGCTGACAAACGGTGCAGAAATGTATGATTTAAATATGATTCTCTCTTCAATATTCTTGCTCTCTCTGCTGGGACTTCTTTTATATGAAGCATGTCAGATTGTGGAGCATAAAGTGCTGTATTGGAAATAA
- a CDS encoding PucR family transcriptional regulator, with product MIYLSTIMSSDIWDLKALYEGANVQRLVASVTIMESLPIREWAKGGELLLTSSRTLPENEQDLLELLHDMQRLSTAALAVKCRETDEHMARVKRLSILAQEWQIPIFLIPPQRTYLSLTNAINRLLSLADEQDTLKEYLMRYLLLSTDPFKDLIVRRCTQSLQLALFQNELQLIQFQIDRESTNAQLSEQKRYSIFLHVCTIYERMKQQHLLHDFLFMHTNTAIYTAVILKASQFSSACIQELKQLIPVYPDLQIGISSVQKAANIAELMKEAEFSVHVGLTLQKQQIILYPKVQLLRIIQELQQQDKTNYFQQTIAPLKEYPFLLDTLIKYFRNNENQKQTCKELFIHVNTLQYRLKKIEALCGLHMNDMQEKINLYVSLLSHMMENWRNDNDND from the coding sequence ATGATCTATTTAAGCACGATCATGAGCAGTGATATCTGGGATCTGAAAGCGCTGTATGAGGGGGCTAATGTACAGCGCTTGGTTGCTTCTGTAACCATTATGGAATCTCTACCCATACGGGAATGGGCGAAGGGTGGTGAACTGCTTCTGACAAGTTCCAGAACATTACCGGAAAATGAGCAGGATCTGCTGGAGTTACTCCATGATATGCAGCGCCTGTCAACCGCTGCTCTTGCGGTAAAATGCAGAGAAACTGACGAGCATATGGCGCGTGTAAAAAGACTTTCCATACTGGCGCAGGAATGGCAGATTCCCATTTTTCTCATTCCGCCTCAGCGAACCTACCTATCCTTAACGAATGCTATCAATCGTCTGCTTTCTCTGGCAGATGAACAGGATACCCTTAAGGAATACCTTATGCGTTATCTGCTATTAAGCACGGATCCTTTCAAGGATTTGATTGTCCGACGCTGTACGCAGTCATTGCAGCTTGCACTGTTTCAGAACGAACTGCAGCTGATTCAGTTTCAAATTGATAGAGAATCTACGAATGCTCAGCTTTCTGAGCAGAAGCGCTATTCGATTTTTCTGCATGTCTGTACGATATATGAGCGTATGAAGCAACAGCATCTGCTTCATGACTTTCTCTTCATGCATACGAACACGGCGATTTATACAGCCGTAATTCTGAAAGCTTCACAGTTTTCTTCAGCCTGTATACAAGAACTTAAGCAGTTGATTCCAGTATATCCAGATCTGCAGATTGGAATCAGCTCAGTTCAGAAAGCAGCTAATATTGCTGAGCTGATGAAAGAAGCTGAATTTTCTGTACACGTTGGTCTGACACTACAGAAACAGCAGATTATCCTTTATCCAAAGGTACAACTGCTGCGAATCATACAGGAGCTTCAGCAGCAGGATAAAACAAATTATTTTCAGCAGACCATTGCACCGCTAAAGGAGTATCCTTTTCTGTTGGATACTCTTATCAAATACTTCCGCAATAACGAGAACCAGAAGCAAACATGTAAAGAGTTGTTTATTCATGTTAATACACTGCAGTATCGGCTGAAGAAAATTGAAGCATTATGTGGTTTACACATGAATGACATGCAGGAGAAAATAAACCTTTATGTATCCTTATTATCACATATGATGGAAAATTGGAGGAATGACAATGACAATGATTGA
- the carB gene encoding carbamoyl-phosphate synthase large subunit: MTKRTDIKKILVIGSGPIVIGQAAEFDYAGSQACQSLREEGYEVVLINSNPATIMTDTTIADRVYIEPLTLEFASRIIYKERPDAVLGSLGGQTGLNLVVELAESGILAEYDVEILGTDLTAINKAEDRELFRNLMYEIHEPVPESDIVHTVEEAIAFADSIGYPVVVRPAYTLGGTGGGFADTEEELRIIADNGLKLSPVHQCLIERSIAGFKEIEYEVMRDNNNNAIVVCNMENIDPVGIHTGDSMVVAPVQTLSDREHQMLRNASLKIIRALNICGGCNVQLALDPNSFKYYIIEVNPRVSRSSALASKATGYPIAKLAAKIAVGMTLDEIINPITRTSYACFEPSLDYIVTKLARFPFDKFERADRRLGTQMKATGEVMSIGRNFEESFLKAVRSLEMKCDHIDHKEINACTTEQLWEKIAVKDDLRMFGIAELIRRRESLASIHEITRIDMFFLHKFANIISLEEEMMALPQDLSVLRTLKENGFADSYIARKWGMKERSVYELRKKNGIIPVYKMVDTCAAEFESATPYFYSTYEQETESFRTDRKKIIVLGSGPIRIGQGVEFDYATVHCVMTLRECGYEAIVINNNPETVSTDFSISDKLYFEPLTIEDVMHVVDLEQPLGVIVQFGGQTAINLADKLVERGVKILGTSLKDIDRAEDRHAFEAMLHTLDIPQPKGETAVEVEEAVNIANRIGYPVLVRPSYVLGGRAMEIVHNDDDLRIYMATAVKEISHDAPILVDKYIVGKELEIDAICDGEHVYIPGIMEHIERAGIHSGDSISVYPPQTISDKVRDTIVDYSIRIGKGFHFIGLFNIQFIVEAPKDGNEEMVYVLEVNPRSSRTVPFLSKITGVAMSHIATRCVLGDSLHEQGYAEGLRPFENRVFVKAPVFSFAKLRSVDTVLGPEMKSTGEALGGDVTLEKALYKALLASGIRIPNHGNVLMTIADDDKEEGLRIAKRFSAIGYGIYATCGTAAFLQGNGLFVKTVNKISQEGDLNVLDVIRKGKVNYVINTMSSEDKEVTNDGFLIRRVSAENNISCFTSFDTANAILKVLESLNFTTISMNELEY, from the coding sequence ATCCGGCAACCATCATGACCGATACAACGATTGCGGATCGTGTTTATATTGAACCGCTGACGCTGGAATTCGCCAGCCGTATCATTTATAAGGAACGCCCGGATGCCGTCCTGGGCAGTCTGGGAGGACAGACCGGATTAAATCTGGTTGTTGAGCTGGCTGAATCCGGTATCCTTGCGGAATACGATGTGGAGATACTGGGAACGGATTTAACTGCCATTAACAAGGCGGAGGACCGCGAGCTGTTTCGAAACCTGATGTATGAAATCCATGAACCGGTACCGGAAAGTGATATTGTACATACCGTGGAAGAGGCGATTGCCTTTGCGGATTCCATTGGCTATCCGGTTGTTGTTCGCCCGGCCTATACACTGGGAGGAACCGGCGGAGGCTTTGCGGATACGGAAGAGGAGCTGCGTATCATTGCAGATAACGGATTAAAGCTGTCCCCGGTACATCAGTGTCTGATTGAACGAAGTATCGCAGGCTTTAAGGAAATTGAATACGAGGTTATGCGGGACAATAACAATAATGCAATCGTGGTCTGCAACATGGAAAACATCGATCCGGTGGGAATCCATACCGGTGACTCTATGGTTGTGGCTCCTGTACAGACGCTGTCCGATCGTGAGCATCAGATGCTGCGCAATGCCAGTCTGAAAATCATTCGTGCTTTGAATATATGCGGAGGCTGCAATGTACAGCTGGCATTGGATCCCAACAGCTTCAAATACTATATTATTGAGGTGAATCCAAGAGTATCCCGCTCTTCTGCGCTTGCCTCCAAGGCAACCGGCTATCCGATTGCAAAGCTGGCAGCTAAGATTGCGGTCGGTATGACGCTGGATGAGATCATCAATCCGATTACCAGGACGAGTTATGCCTGCTTTGAACCGTCACTGGATTACATTGTGACAAAGCTGGCACGCTTCCCGTTTGATAAATTTGAGCGTGCCGACCGCCGTCTGGGAACACAGATGAAGGCTACCGGTGAAGTCATGTCCATCGGTCGCAATTTTGAAGAAAGCTTTCTGAAGGCAGTACGATCTCTGGAAATGAAATGTGATCACATCGATCATAAGGAAATCAATGCCTGTACCACAGAGCAGCTGTGGGAGAAGATTGCGGTAAAGGACGATCTGCGCATGTTTGGCATCGCCGAGCTGATTCGCCGCAGGGAATCTCTGGCAAGTATTCATGAAATTACGAGAATCGATATGTTCTTCCTGCATAAATTTGCGAATATCATTTCTCTGGAAGAAGAAATGATGGCACTTCCACAGGATCTTTCCGTACTCCGTACGTTGAAGGAAAATGGCTTTGCGGATTCCTATATCGCCCGCAAGTGGGGGATGAAGGAGCGCTCCGTCTATGAGCTGCGGAAGAAAAACGGCATCATACCGGTATACAAAATGGTGGATACCTGTGCAGCGGAATTTGAAAGTGCGACACCGTATTTCTATTCCACCTATGAACAGGAAACGGAATCCTTCCGTACAGACCGTAAGAAAATCATTGTTCTCGGCTCCGGACCGATTCGTATCGGACAGGGTGTGGAATTCGACTATGCGACTGTACACTGTGTCATGACGCTGCGGGAGTGCGGCTATGAGGCAATCGTTATCAACAACAATCCGGAAACGGTATCGACAGATTTCTCGATTTCCGACAAGCTGTATTTTGAACCGCTGACGATCGAGGATGTTATGCACGTTGTGGATCTGGAACAGCCACTGGGCGTGATTGTTCAGTTTGGCGGTCAGACGGCAATCAATTTGGCAGATAAGCTGGTGGAACGCGGTGTGAAGATTCTGGGAACCTCTCTTAAGGACATTGACCGTGCCGAAGACCGTCATGCATTTGAAGCGATGCTGCACACGCTGGATATCCCGCAGCCGAAGGGAGAAACAGCGGTGGAGGTAGAGGAAGCCGTAAACATTGCGAACCGCATCGGGTATCCGGTGCTGGTGCGTCCATCCTATGTCCTTGGCGGACGTGCAATGGAAATCGTGCACAATGATGATGATCTGCGTATTTATATGGCTACGGCAGTTAAGGAAATCAGCCACGATGCACCGATTCTGGTCGATAAATACATTGTCGGTAAGGAGCTGGAAATTGATGCGATCTGCGATGGTGAACATGTGTATATTCCGGGAATCATGGAGCATATCGAACGCGCAGGTATTCATTCCGGTGATTCCATTAGTGTCTATCCGCCGCAGACCATATCGGATAAGGTGCGGGACACCATCGTCGATTACAGTATTCGTATCGGAAAGGGATTCCATTTTATCGGCTTGTTTAATATCCAGTTTATCGTGGAGGCACCAAAGGATGGAAATGAGGAAATGGTATATGTTCTGGAGGTCAATCCGCGAAGCTCCCGTACCGTGCCGTTTCTAAGTAAAATAACCGGTGTGGCGATGAGTCATATCGCAACGCGCTGCGTCCTCGGTGACTCATTGCATGAGCAGGGCTATGCAGAAGGGCTTCGTCCGTTTGAAAACCGCGTTTTTGTCAAGGCTCCCGTGTTTTCCTTTGCAAAGCTGCGCAGCGTAGATACCGTGCTGGGCCCGGAAATGAAATCAACCGGAGAAGCACTGGGCGGTGATGTTACCTTGGAGAAGGCGCTGTACAAGGCACTGCTTGCTAGCGGTATCCGTATTCCGAATCATGGTAATGTGCTGATGACGATTGCGGATGATGACAAAGAGGAAGGCCTGCGTATTGCAAAGCGTTTCTCTGCCATCGGGTACGGTATCTATGCGACTTGCGGCACGGCTGCTTTCTTACAGGGAAACGGATTGTTTGTGAAAACCGTCAATAAGATTTCCCAGGAGGGCGATTTGAATGTCCTGGATGTGATTCGTAAGGGTAAGGTGAATTATGTGATCAATACCATGTCCAGTGAAGATAAGGAGGTAACCAATGATGGCTTCCTGATTCGCCGGGTATCCGCAGAAAACAATATCAGCTGCTTCACTTCCTTTGATACAGCGAATGCAATACTAAAGGTGCTGGAATCTTTAAACTTTACGACCATCTCTATGAATGAGCTGGAGTATTAA
- a CDS encoding ABC transporter permease: protein MSRHKKEAIWYTLLSLSVFIFLWYAYVTFFHIPSFILPTPTAVAKEMVFQLTQMDFYKNLLYTLSEVLFGFALSVLFGIIVGYCIGKHPHIKQLSMPLLVFFQVSPKIALIPIFIIWFGLGYGSKLFIVFIMSFFPIIEGVLLGLGHIPKEMYAYMQVLNADRRQIFTQLEFPCCIPYLLSSFKISILQAIIGATVAEWMAGQLGIGYLQSFASSTFDSPLLISGILFTILLGILLYAAVNLLEQRLQRYQEVKQ from the coding sequence ATGAGCAGGCATAAAAAAGAAGCGATATGGTATACGCTTCTCTCTCTATCTGTATTTATCTTTTTATGGTATGCTTATGTAACTTTTTTCCATATTCCCTCCTTCATCCTACCAACTCCCACTGCCGTTGCTAAGGAAATGGTTTTTCAGCTCACGCAAATGGATTTTTATAAAAATCTGCTATATACCCTGAGCGAGGTTCTGTTTGGCTTCGCACTCTCAGTTTTGTTTGGTATTATAGTCGGTTACTGTATTGGGAAGCATCCACATATCAAACAGCTGAGTATGCCTCTGCTTGTATTTTTTCAGGTATCACCGAAAATTGCCTTAATTCCTATTTTCATTATCTGGTTTGGACTTGGTTATGGCTCCAAATTATTCATCGTTTTCATCATGTCCTTTTTTCCTATCATAGAAGGTGTGCTGCTGGGTCTCGGTCATATCCCAAAAGAAATGTATGCATATATGCAGGTATTGAACGCAGATCGCAGACAGATATTTACTCAGCTAGAGTTTCCGTGCTGCATACCGTATCTTCTCTCTTCCTTCAAGATAAGCATCCTACAGGCTATTATTGGAGCAACTGTAGCGGAATGGATGGCAGGACAGTTGGGTATCGGATATTTGCAATCATTTGCCAGTTCCACCTTTGATAGTCCGCTGCTGATATCAGGTATTCTATTTACCATTTTGCTGGGAATTTTACTGTATGCAGCTGTAAACCTGCTGGAACAACGGTTACAGCGATATCAGGAGGTAAAGCAATGA
- a CDS encoding SDR family oxidoreductase, whose protein sequence is MNTERFKDKIMVVTGGTSGIGKAVCIRAGAEGATVVIAGRNEERGKAIEKTITDQGGKALFVRCDVTIKEDIIALYAKVMEVYGRIDIAINNAGIVGDSKKIEDLTDEDWFSVVNANLNAMFYCIREEVKYMLTNETGGSIVNTASVAGIRATPAGPAYVASKHGVVGLTKSTAMDYAAKNITCNAICPAGTDTPLTEAAKQKIYAKIAELKAQGKDPQEFMKNSMIAGKTETLQHRNATSEEQAATILYFASDEARHITGSIVASDGGFTVY, encoded by the coding sequence ATGAATACAGAACGTTTTAAGGATAAAATTATGGTCGTAACCGGAGGAACCTCCGGAATAGGAAAAGCAGTTTGTATCCGTGCCGGTGCAGAAGGGGCAACCGTTGTCATCGCAGGACGAAATGAGGAACGCGGAAAGGCGATTGAAAAGACCATTACGGATCAGGGAGGCAAGGCACTGTTTGTGCGCTGTGATGTGACTATAAAAGAAGATATCATCGCCCTGTATGCGAAAGTGATGGAAGTGTATGGACGTATCGATATCGCTATTAACAATGCCGGCATCGTCGGAGATTCCAAGAAAATCGAAGATTTGACAGATGAGGACTGGTTCAGCGTTGTCAATGCCAATCTGAATGCCATGTTCTATTGCATTCGTGAGGAAGTGAAATACATGCTTACCAATGAAACCGGTGGAAGTATTGTGAATACCGCATCCGTGGCAGGTATTCGGGCAACTCCTGCAGGACCTGCCTATGTTGCCAGCAAGCACGGTGTTGTCGGACTGACAAAATCAACGGCAATGGATTACGCTGCGAAAAACATTACCTGCAATGCCATCTGTCCGGCAGGAACCGATACACCGCTGACAGAAGCCGCAAAGCAGAAGATTTATGCCAAGATTGCGGAATTGAAGGCACAGGGAAAAGACCCGCAGGAATTTATGAAGAATTCCATGATTGCCGGTAAGACGGAAACTCTGCAGCATCGCAATGCTACAAGTGAGGAGCAGGCAGCGACGATCCTGTATTTTGCCAGTGATGAGGCAAGACACATCACCGGTAGCATTGTCGCAAGTGATGGCGGTTTTACTGTTTATTAA
- a CDS encoding ABC transporter ATP-binding protein, whose product MTMIELKNISKCFTTANGERIQAIKDVSLAIHEHEFISIIDPSGCGKSTLLRIVSELQERDGGEIVFHDNTLKENLGFVFQDSVLFPWKSVYENIIMPLEIKHQKTPESLMRVEKLLELMKLKEFRNSLPKELSGGMKQRASIARSLSYDPKLLLMDEPFGALDALTRDYLNLELRRLWKQTKKTILFVTHDIEEAVFLSTRVAVLSNRPSKIRDIITIDLPQERSLKLREAIEFTDYVSRLRGMLNEQA is encoded by the coding sequence ATGACAATGATTGAATTGAAAAACATTTCAAAATGTTTTACGACAGCTAACGGAGAGCGGATACAAGCAATTAAAGATGTATCTCTTGCAATCCATGAACACGAATTCATCTCTATTATTGATCCCAGCGGCTGTGGCAAATCCACATTGCTGCGAATCGTAAGTGAATTACAGGAACGTGACGGTGGAGAAATCGTATTCCATGACAACACGTTAAAAGAAAATCTGGGTTTTGTATTTCAGGATTCAGTTTTATTCCCTTGGAAAAGTGTTTATGAAAATATCATAATGCCATTGGAAATCAAACATCAAAAAACACCGGAATCATTGATGCGTGTAGAGAAATTGCTGGAGTTGATGAAACTTAAGGAATTTCGAAATTCTCTGCCAAAGGAGCTGAGCGGAGGTATGAAGCAGAGAGCTTCCATCGCTCGTTCACTTAGCTACGACCCAAAGCTACTGTTAATGGATGAACCCTTTGGTGCGTTGGATGCCCTGACACGAGATTATTTGAATCTGGAGCTCAGACGTCTTTGGAAACAGACGAAAAAAACCATTCTATTTGTTACACATGACATAGAAGAGGCTGTTTTTCTATCCACACGCGTTGCCGTTTTAAGTAATCGGCCTTCCAAAATTCGCGACATCATCACTATTGATCTCCCACAGGAACGAAGCCTGAAGCTGCGAGAAGCTATAGAGTTTACGGATTATGTATCCAGATTGCGAGGTATGCTGAATGAGCAGGCATAA
- a CDS encoding ABC transporter substrate-binding protein codes for MKKFCFILLSLCLLSGCTGSSFHPYKNTDGLFEVDIQIDGAATPYYAPLYLAQEKGYFKEEGLQVNFYYASAAEIVKNVGAGNVPFGFPNADTVLLGRGNGVPVNIIHTTYQKGLGAIIYKSESGIHKIQDLKGKTIAITSYGSPNYIQLKVILQQNGLSIHDVQIKVIGTGAIVNALVSNQVDAICFSKLRTYELQSSGIDVKQFLSNDYMPSYGNVVITSQTFLKEHPEICRGFTNALNRGMQDIIEGQVQEAVNIAKEKFTPSIAGSEQKYIDIISQEFVKNLWVSEDTAVYGYGYSNLHDYQIYIDLLQKNGLFKTSFPAVELIVQPGGAS; via the coding sequence ATGAAAAAATTCTGTTTCATTTTGTTATCTTTATGTTTGTTATCCGGATGTACTGGTTCTTCGTTTCACCCATATAAAAATACAGATGGACTATTTGAAGTTGATATTCAGATTGATGGAGCTGCAACACCTTATTATGCGCCGCTATATCTCGCACAGGAAAAGGGCTATTTCAAGGAGGAAGGACTGCAGGTCAATTTCTATTATGCATCTGCTGCAGAAATTGTTAAAAACGTGGGGGCAGGAAATGTACCCTTCGGTTTTCCTAATGCGGATACTGTATTGTTGGGTCGGGGAAACGGTGTTCCAGTCAACATCATTCATACTACCTATCAGAAGGGGCTGGGAGCAATCATTTACAAAAGCGAATCTGGCATTCATAAAATACAGGATCTGAAGGGCAAAACAATTGCCATTACAAGTTATGGCAGTCCCAATTATATTCAGCTGAAGGTTATTCTGCAGCAGAACGGCCTATCCATCCATGATGTGCAAATCAAAGTGATCGGAACAGGTGCAATTGTGAATGCTCTCGTTTCCAATCAGGTAGATGCAATTTGCTTTTCTAAGCTTCGCACCTATGAGCTTCAGTCTAGTGGAATCGACGTTAAACAGTTTCTCAGCAACGACTATATGCCCTCCTATGGAAATGTAGTAATCACCTCACAGACTTTCTTGAAAGAGCATCCGGAAATATGCAGAGGTTTTACGAATGCCTTGAATCGGGGTATGCAGGATATTATAGAAGGTCAGGTGCAGGAAGCTGTGAATATCGCAAAGGAAAAATTTACACCAAGCATTGCCGGAAGTGAACAGAAATACATAGATATTATTTCGCAGGAATTTGTAAAAAATCTTTGGGTTTCTGAAGATACCGCAGTGTATGGATATGGCTACAGTAATCTCCATGATTATCAGATTTACATTGACCTGCTGCAAAAAAACGGATTATTCAAGACATCCTTTCCTGCAGTTGAGCTCATAGTTCAACCGGGAGGTGCATCATGA
- a CDS encoding nucleoside phosphorylase yields MSIHLKELKHGDLGEATIIVGDPGRVSLLAEAFDKRSIIVNNREFLLMNGYYKNQKVSVCSTGIGVGSTEICVSELLENGAKQIVRCGGCGAWRDDIEPGDIILNTGMARTTGLMTTYVPDTYPAVADSLLVSRIAKHLSGSKKIHIGLGLTAETYYIGQGRGISIKGKALPVPNMIEEWSSLGIMNCEMETAVLYILASLYQIPAANCLAVHVSRKNEKWECEEDYRKLHYEMAQLVLDAMLEPSTQYEKEA; encoded by the coding sequence ATGAGTATACATTTGAAAGAATTAAAGCACGGAGATTTGGGGGAAGCGACCATAATTGTTGGAGATCCTGGTAGGGTTTCACTTCTTGCAGAAGCGTTTGATAAGCGTAGTATTATTGTTAATAATCGTGAATTTCTTTTAATGAATGGTTATTATAAAAATCAGAAGGTATCCGTATGTTCTACCGGTATAGGTGTAGGCTCAACGGAAATCTGTGTGAGTGAGCTGCTGGAAAATGGAGCAAAACAAATCGTACGTTGCGGAGGCTGCGGCGCATGGCGTGACGATATTGAGCCAGGCGATATCATTTTAAATACTGGAATGGCACGAACAACAGGATTGATGACGACTTATGTCCCGGATACGTATCCTGCTGTTGCAGATTCGCTGTTAGTCAGTCGGATTGCAAAACATCTGTCCGGCAGTAAAAAAATCCATATCGGATTGGGACTGACGGCAGAAACATATTACATAGGGCAGGGAAGGGGTATTTCAATAAAGGGAAAAGCACTTCCTGTTCCCAATATGATTGAAGAATGGTCAAGTCTGGGAATTATGAATTGTGAAATGGAAACAGCAGTACTTTATATACTAGCATCCTTATACCAGATTCCTGCTGCAAACTGCCTCGCTGTTCATGTCAGTCGCAAGAACGAGAAATGGGAATGTGAGGAGGATTATCGCAAGCTGCATTATGAAATGGCGCAGCTTGTACTGGATGCGATGCTAGAGCCATCAACGCAGTATGAAAAAGAAGCATAA